From the genome of Acidobacteriota bacterium, one region includes:
- a CDS encoding DUF305 domain-containing protein has protein sequence MSSTAVSALALLAALFVAPVVVGAQAPRIVQPGAPGQPTREISADEATDTHGVRHRPADTAFMQGMIGHHAQALEMVALVQTRTMNDDLKRMALRIDVSQRDEMQMMREWLEHRGEPLPDPHAHHMAHGQMPGMLTPAQMARLAAAKGPAFDRLFLEGMIQHHEGALTMVRELLAAPGGGQEPEMFDFVSDVEADQSMEIARMRAMLKEQGR, from the coding sequence GTGTCAAGCACAGCCGTATCGGCCCTGGCCTTGCTGGCAGCCCTTTTCGTCGCTCCTGTCGTTGTCGGCGCGCAGGCGCCTCGTATCGTCCAACCGGGCGCGCCGGGACAGCCCACGCGCGAGATCAGCGCGGACGAGGCGACCGACACGCACGGCGTGCGGCATCGTCCTGCCGACACGGCGTTCATGCAGGGCATGATCGGCCACCATGCGCAGGCGCTCGAGATGGTGGCGCTCGTCCAGACGCGCACCATGAACGACGATCTGAAGCGGATGGCGCTGCGGATCGACGTGTCGCAGCGCGACGAGATGCAGATGATGCGTGAGTGGCTGGAGCATCGCGGAGAGCCGCTGCCCGATCCGCACGCGCACCACATGGCGCACGGACAGATGCCCGGGATGCTCACGCCCGCGCAGATGGCGCGCCTCGCCGCTGCGAAAGGCCCGGCCTTCGATCGCCTGTTCCTCGAAGGCATGATCCAGCACCACGAAGGCGCCTTGACGATGGTGCGGGAGCTGTTGGCGGCACCAGGCGGCGGACAGGAACCCGAGATGTTCGACTTCGTCTCCGACGTGGAGGCGGATCAGTCGATGGAAATCGCGCGCATGCGCGCGATGCTGAAGGAGCAGGGAAGATGA
- a CDS encoding PAS domain S-box protein: MSHPGASAWPDHPSSFADLLVSALREAVVVTDADATVTYWNDGATRVFGWTADERVGRPLVERLPEHEREAVAAQMRSILAGNEWHGECEDYRKDGTRVWLDASIRPLRADDGTVVGILGIAEDITARKDAETAQQEREKGLAEQIRQSQKMEAIGRLAGGMAHDFNNLLTVINGYTTLLLDNAPADATQREALEAVRDAGERAAALTAQLLTFSRKAVVEPRVIDLNRATESALRLLRRLVGEDIHLSTEFASFLPTIRIDPGQFEQVLMNLVANGRDAMPAGGRLRVATSEVRVPASPCAQPLDLPAGRYVRLTVADTGDGMDENVLSHIFEPFYTTKTVGKGTGLGLATVYGIVRQAGGTITVESAVGRGSTFHVVLPAVDGDVEPGESRSRRATPRGHETLLLVEDEGAVRRFARLALEMQGYQVIEAASAREALSLAPETLAGVALLVTDVIMPVTSGRDLAGMLKRQYPLMRVLLMSGYTSDVGGPNGAEAFLQKPFTPQALARKVRDVLQ; this comes from the coding sequence ATGAGCCATCCCGGCGCGTCTGCGTGGCCGGATCACCCCTCGTCCTTCGCGGACCTGCTCGTCTCCGCCCTCCGCGAAGCGGTTGTCGTCACCGACGCCGACGCCACCGTCACGTACTGGAACGACGGCGCGACGCGTGTCTTCGGATGGACGGCCGACGAACGCGTCGGCCGCCCTCTCGTCGAACGTCTGCCCGAGCACGAGCGCGAGGCGGTGGCCGCACAGATGCGCTCGATACTCGCCGGCAACGAGTGGCACGGCGAGTGTGAGGACTACCGCAAGGACGGCACGCGCGTGTGGCTCGACGCCAGCATCCGCCCCCTGCGCGCAGACGATGGGACCGTGGTGGGCATCCTCGGCATCGCCGAGGACATCACGGCGCGCAAGGACGCCGAAACCGCCCAGCAGGAGAGGGAGAAGGGACTCGCCGAGCAGATCCGGCAGTCGCAGAAGATGGAAGCCATCGGCAGGCTGGCCGGCGGGATGGCGCACGACTTCAACAACCTGCTCACGGTGATCAACGGCTACACGACCCTGCTGCTCGACAACGCGCCGGCGGACGCCACGCAGCGGGAGGCGCTCGAAGCCGTCCGCGACGCTGGCGAGCGCGCCGCGGCGCTGACGGCACAGCTCCTCACGTTCAGCCGCAAGGCGGTCGTGGAACCGCGCGTGATCGATCTGAATCGCGCGACCGAGTCGGCGCTGCGCCTGTTGCGACGCCTCGTAGGTGAGGACATCCATCTGTCGACGGAGTTCGCATCGTTCCTGCCCACCATCCGCATCGATCCGGGGCAGTTCGAACAGGTGCTGATGAATCTCGTCGCGAACGGTCGCGATGCGATGCCAGCCGGCGGACGTCTGCGCGTCGCGACATCGGAGGTGCGCGTTCCCGCGTCGCCGTGCGCGCAACCACTGGACCTGCCGGCGGGCCGCTACGTGCGCCTCACCGTGGCCGACACGGGCGACGGCATGGACGAGAACGTGCTGTCGCACATCTTCGAGCCGTTCTACACGACCAAGACCGTCGGCAAGGGGACGGGGCTCGGCCTCGCCACCGTCTACGGCATCGTCAGGCAGGCTGGCGGGACGATCACCGTCGAGAGCGCCGTCGGCCGGGGATCCACCTTCCACGTCGTGTTGCCGGCAGTCGACGGCGACGTGGAACCCGGAGAGTCGCGCTCACGGCGGGCGACGCCGCGTGGACACGAGACCCTGCTCCTCGTGGAGGACGAGGGCGCCGTGCGCCGCTTCGCGCGGCTCGCGCTGGAGATGCAGGGGTACCAGGTGATCGAGGCAGCGTCGGCGCGCGAGGCGTTGAGTCTCGCACCCGAGACACTCGCAGGCGTGGCCCTGCTCGTGACCGACGTCATCATGCCCGTCACGAGCGGCCGCGATCTCGCCGGGATGCTCAAGCGACAGTATCCGCTCATGCGTGTGCTGCTGATGAGCGGATACACGAGTGACGTCGGGGGGCCGAACGGCGCCGAAGCCTTCCTGCAGAAGCCGTTCACACCGCAGGCCCTCGCACGCAAGGTGCGCGACGTCCTGCAGTGA
- a CDS encoding DUF1553 domain-containing protein, whose translation MTTSKKVIVRCVLAAVVAGATAGCGVPGPAVEGLPERVDFALHVRPLLSDRCFMCHGPDEAARKSELRLDVRDVAFARLSSGRTAVVPGRPGSSELVRRILSDDPAVLMPAPASHLTLTDYEKALLVRWIDQGAEWTPHWAYTPPSMPEVPALPSHDSASNPIDAFVKAPLASKGLSPQPEAPRDVLIRRVTLALTGLPPTPAEVDAFVSDASPNAYESLVDRLLASPAYGERMAAEWLDIARFADTHGYQDDVPRDMSPWRDWVIRAFNDNMPVDRFITWQIAGDLLPDATREQRLATAFNRHHMQSQEGGIVPEEYRVEYVADRVQTLGRAFLGVTLDCARCHDHKYDPISQKEYFQLFAFFNTVNESGQAPYSGMASPTVILPSSEAETRLADLRARRAGLEPQVAVEAPAYDEGFAAWLRTTKGTDRLPANDGLVVHLPLDDMRPGRVLVKDRKGNSTLVPMKTFVNTGSAAGPAFLGGDEDRAPVTVPGRIGGAQRLRGDSEIKAPQDAALFDRHEPFSLATWFRMDVAGTAGPLITRSGSFANGYRGYLVRVESDGTVTAALHHVAPDDSIEIRSTEAVAPDQWRHLTLTYDGSSRAAGLRLFLDGRPLATRTLVDNLHRSLFNSGIEGRQMSGAPLGLRLGSVGELSKESLRDVSVDDFRAYARQLSAVEVAALAGRDDALASLIAKVRASGTGHLTPGSVNLSADERAALREHYVLRVDKAHRERLAEITTIRGEENAILTAQPSVMVMREQATPRKTFLLARGAYDAPTEEVSPGTPQAIMPFPDDLPRNRLGLARWLLAPSNPLTARVFVNRYWAQAFGRGLVATAEDFGSQGRMPSHPELLDWLATTFVKSGWDAKATQRLIVTSATYRQASVADEQARGIDPDNTWLARGPSFRMSTEQIRDSALAASGLLVRHIGGPSVYPYQPPGVWEALAAGSTYPQSKGEALHRRSLYTAWKRAAPPPSATAFDASERLTCIVTRQRTNTPQQALILMNDPQFVESARVLAEDLVRSDASPADRVTMGFRRVLSRTPSSSEVDTLMRLHATTRQRFVSDAHAAKALLGTGERPPDAVLDVVDVAAWTVVVNTIMNLDEAVFSR comes from the coding sequence GTGACCACCAGCAAGAAGGTCATCGTACGGTGCGTCCTGGCCGCGGTGGTGGCCGGCGCGACCGCCGGCTGCGGCGTGCCGGGGCCAGCCGTCGAAGGACTGCCCGAGCGCGTGGACTTCGCGCTGCACGTCAGGCCGCTCCTCTCGGACAGGTGCTTCATGTGCCATGGCCCCGACGAGGCGGCGCGCAAGAGCGAACTGCGGCTCGACGTCCGTGACGTCGCGTTCGCGCGCCTGTCGTCGGGCCGCACGGCCGTGGTGCCCGGCCGCCCGGGCTCCAGTGAGCTCGTGCGCCGTATCCTCAGCGACGACCCCGCCGTACTGATGCCGGCGCCGGCGTCGCACCTCACGCTCACCGATTACGAGAAGGCCCTGCTCGTGCGCTGGATCGATCAGGGCGCCGAGTGGACGCCGCACTGGGCGTACACGCCGCCGTCGATGCCGGAGGTGCCCGCCCTGCCCTCGCACGATTCCGCGAGCAACCCGATCGACGCGTTCGTCAAGGCGCCACTCGCGTCGAAGGGGCTGTCGCCGCAGCCGGAGGCGCCGCGCGACGTCCTCATCCGCCGCGTGACGCTGGCGCTCACGGGCCTGCCGCCCACGCCGGCGGAAGTCGACGCCTTCGTGAGCGACGCGTCACCGAACGCCTACGAGTCGCTCGTCGATCGCCTGCTCGCGTCGCCGGCCTATGGCGAGCGGATGGCCGCCGAATGGCTCGACATCGCGCGCTTCGCCGACACGCACGGCTATCAGGACGACGTGCCGCGCGACATGTCGCCGTGGCGCGACTGGGTGATCCGCGCGTTCAACGACAACATGCCCGTCGACAGGTTCATCACCTGGCAGATCGCGGGCGACCTGCTGCCGGATGCCACGCGGGAACAGCGCCTCGCCACCGCCTTCAACAGGCACCACATGCAGAGCCAGGAAGGCGGCATCGTACCGGAGGAGTACCGCGTGGAGTACGTCGCGGATCGCGTGCAGACGCTCGGGCGCGCGTTCCTCGGCGTGACCCTCGATTGCGCGCGCTGCCACGACCACAAGTACGACCCGATCAGCCAGAAGGAGTACTTCCAGCTCTTCGCGTTCTTCAACACCGTCAACGAGTCCGGACAGGCGCCGTACTCGGGCATGGCGAGCCCCACGGTGATCCTGCCGTCGTCCGAGGCCGAGACGCGACTCGCGGATCTGCGCGCCAGGCGCGCCGGGCTCGAACCACAGGTCGCCGTCGAGGCTCCCGCGTACGACGAGGGCTTCGCGGCATGGCTGCGCACGACGAAGGGGACAGACCGCCTGCCCGCCAACGATGGCCTCGTGGTGCACCTGCCGCTCGACGACATGCGCCCGGGACGCGTGCTCGTGAAGGACAGGAAGGGAAACAGCACGCTCGTGCCGATGAAGACGTTCGTCAACACGGGCTCGGCGGCGGGGCCGGCGTTCCTCGGCGGCGACGAGGATCGCGCGCCCGTGACCGTGCCAGGTCGCATCGGCGGTGCACAGCGGTTGCGCGGCGACAGCGAGATCAAGGCACCGCAGGACGCGGCGTTGTTCGACAGGCACGAGCCGTTCTCGCTCGCCACGTGGTTCCGCATGGACGTGGCGGGCACGGCGGGTCCGTTGATCACGCGGTCGGGCAGCTTCGCGAACGGCTATCGCGGGTACCTCGTTCGTGTCGAATCCGACGGGACCGTGACAGCGGCGCTGCACCACGTTGCGCCTGATGACTCGATCGAGATCAGGAGTACGGAGGCCGTTGCACCCGACCAGTGGCGTCACCTCACCCTGACCTACGACGGATCGAGCCGCGCGGCGGGGCTTCGCCTGTTCCTCGACGGACGGCCGCTCGCCACGCGCACGCTCGTCGACAACCTCCACCGCAGCCTGTTCAACAGCGGCATCGAAGGGCGACAGATGTCGGGCGCACCGCTCGGCCTGCGTCTCGGGAGCGTCGGCGAACTGAGCAAGGAATCCCTGCGCGACGTGAGCGTCGACGACTTCCGCGCGTACGCCAGGCAGTTGAGCGCCGTCGAAGTCGCGGCACTCGCCGGTCGCGACGACGCGCTCGCGAGCCTCATCGCAAAGGTCCGGGCATCGGGCACCGGGCATCTGACACCGGGGTCGGTGAACCTGTCGGCCGACGAGCGGGCGGCGCTGCGCGAGCACTACGTCCTGCGCGTCGACAAGGCGCACCGCGAGCGCCTCGCCGAAATCACCACGATTCGCGGAGAAGAGAACGCGATCCTCACCGCGCAGCCCAGCGTCATGGTGATGCGCGAACAGGCGACGCCGCGCAAGACGTTCCTGCTCGCGCGCGGTGCCTACGACGCACCAACCGAGGAAGTCTCCCCGGGCACGCCGCAGGCCATCATGCCGTTCCCGGACGACCTGCCGCGCAACAGGCTCGGCCTCGCGCGGTGGTTGCTCGCTCCGTCCAACCCGCTCACGGCTCGCGTGTTCGTGAATCGCTACTGGGCGCAGGCGTTCGGTCGCGGGCTCGTGGCGACGGCCGAGGACTTCGGCAGCCAGGGCCGGATGCCCAGTCATCCCGAACTCCTCGACTGGCTCGCGACGACGTTCGTGAAGTCGGGCTGGGACGCCAAGGCGACGCAGCGGCTGATCGTGACATCCGCCACGTACCGCCAGGCGTCGGTGGCCGACGAACAGGCGCGTGGCATCGATCCGGACAACACATGGCTCGCGCGCGGGCCGTCGTTCCGCATGTCCACCGAGCAGATACGCGACAGCGCGCTGGCGGCCAGCGGGTTGCTCGTGCGCCACATCGGCGGTCCGAGCGTGTATCCCTATCAGCCGCCCGGCGTGTGGGAAGCGCTCGCGGCAGGCTCGACGTATCCGCAGTCGAAGGGTGAGGCGCTCCATCGGCGCAGCCTCTACACGGCGTGGAAGCGTGCGGCACCGCCGCCCTCGGCCACGGCGTTCGACGCATCGGAGCGCCTCACCTGCATCGTCACGCGGCAGCGGACCAACACACCGCAGCAGGCGCTCATCCTGATGAACGATCCGCAGTTCGTGGAGAGTGCCCGGGTGCTCGCGGAGGATCTCGTTCGCAGCGACGCGTCGCCGGCCGATCGCGTGACGATGGGGTTCAGGCGCGTGTTGTCGCGCACGCCATCATCGTCCGAGGTGGACACGTTGATGCGGCTTCACGCGACCACGCGTCAGCGGTTCGTATCGGATGCGCACGCGGCGAAGGCACTGCTCGGCACCGGCGAACGGCCACCCGACGCGGTGCTCGACGTCGTTGACGTGGCGGCGTGGACCGTGGTGGTCAACACGATCATGAACCTCGACGAAGCCGTGTTCTCGCGCTGA
- a CDS encoding sigma-70 family RNA polymerase sigma factor, with the protein MTSGFADAAVKAGMPADELFSTLYAELHRLARREVRRRQPFGGFSATTLLHEAYLSMSSREGTVFVDHARFMAYAARVMRGIIVDDIRRLRSGKHGGDFHITALDTRHAPVLAHTSQVLRVADALDALAQADPALAEIVELKFFCGFSFGEIARMRGVSERTIQRAWEKGRLYLHYAIAQAHPHATPADAAVPA; encoded by the coding sequence GTGACGTCAGGATTCGCCGACGCGGCCGTCAAGGCAGGCATGCCTGCTGATGAGTTGTTCAGCACGCTGTACGCCGAGCTGCACCGCCTCGCGCGGCGAGAGGTCAGGCGACGCCAGCCATTCGGCGGGTTCAGCGCGACAACGCTGCTGCACGAAGCGTATCTGTCCATGTCCTCGCGCGAAGGCACGGTCTTCGTCGATCACGCACGGTTCATGGCATACGCCGCCCGCGTGATGCGCGGCATCATCGTCGACGACATCCGCCGACTGCGATCGGGCAAGCACGGCGGCGACTTCCACATCACGGCACTCGACACGCGGCACGCACCGGTGCTCGCGCACACGAGCCAGGTGCTGCGCGTCGCCGACGCGCTCGACGCGCTCGCGCAGGCCGATCCGGCGCTGGCCGAGATCGTCGAGCTGAAGTTCTTCTGCGGCTTCTCCTTCGGCGAGATTGCGCGCATGCGCGGCGTGTCCGAGCGCACCATCCAGCGCGCCTGGGAAAAGGGCCGGCTCTATCTGCACTACGCCATCGCGCAGGCGCACCCCCACGCCACTCCCGCCGATGCTGCCGTTCCCGCGTGA
- the gndA gene encoding NADP-dependent phosphogluconate dehydrogenase, protein MCPVDIAVIGLGVMGGNLARNIESRGFSVVGYDLDAAKTQAFAVGDGRRVVGASSAAHLAELLVRPRKVLLMVPAGKPVDEVIAHVTPHLEPGDIVIDAGNSFFKDTDRREAELAARGLLYLGTGVSGGEEGALRGPAIMPGGSTAAWEAVAPILEAIAARAEDGQPCVGHVGARGAGHYVKMVHNGIEYGDMQLIAEVYDVFSRGLGLRAPEIGALFAEWNRGELKSYLVEITAAVLAQVDPETGGPLVDVILDEAQQKGTGKWMSQNSFDVGAPIPTVNAAVDSRLISAQKSARVAASSVLTGPSAAFSGDRAALIDAARQALYASKVCSYAQGMALLRMASAEYGYDVDPGEVARIWRAGCIIRATLLEDIRAAFARDASLVNLLMDPSFSAAVAERQQGWRTFVQTAVGLGIPVLATGASLAYYDAFRSARLPANLTQGQRDYFGAHTYRRTDRDGSFHTQWADA, encoded by the coding sequence ATGTGCCCCGTGGACATCGCCGTCATTGGCCTGGGTGTGATGGGGGGCAATCTCGCTCGCAACATCGAGAGCCGGGGATTCTCGGTCGTCGGGTACGACCTCGATGCGGCGAAGACGCAGGCGTTTGCCGTGGGTGACGGGCGGCGCGTCGTCGGGGCGTCGTCGGCGGCGCACCTGGCGGAATTGCTCGTGCGGCCACGCAAGGTGCTGCTGATGGTGCCGGCGGGCAAGCCCGTCGACGAGGTCATCGCCCACGTCACGCCCCACCTCGAGCCCGGCGACATCGTGATCGACGCGGGCAACTCCTTCTTCAAGGACACCGATCGCCGCGAAGCGGAACTCGCGGCGCGCGGGCTGCTCTACCTCGGCACCGGCGTGTCGGGCGGTGAGGAGGGCGCGCTGCGCGGCCCCGCGATCATGCCGGGCGGATCGACGGCGGCGTGGGAGGCCGTGGCGCCGATCCTCGAGGCCATCGCCGCACGCGCCGAGGACGGACAGCCGTGTGTCGGTCACGTCGGCGCCCGCGGGGCCGGGCACTACGTGAAGATGGTGCACAACGGCATCGAGTACGGCGACATGCAGCTCATCGCCGAGGTCTACGACGTCTTCAGTCGCGGCCTCGGCCTGCGAGCGCCGGAGATCGGTGCGCTGTTCGCGGAGTGGAATCGCGGCGAGTTGAAGTCGTACCTCGTCGAGATCACCGCCGCGGTCCTTGCGCAGGTCGACCCCGAGACCGGAGGCCCGCTCGTCGACGTGATCCTCGACGAAGCGCAGCAGAAGGGCACCGGCAAGTGGATGAGCCAGAACTCGTTCGACGTCGGCGCACCGATTCCCACGGTGAACGCGGCGGTGGATTCGAGGCTCATCTCCGCCCAGAAGAGCGCACGCGTAGCGGCAAGCAGCGTGCTCACGGGGCCGAGCGCCGCGTTCAGCGGCGATCGCGCCGCGCTCATCGACGCCGCTCGACAGGCGCTCTACGCGAGCAAGGTGTGTTCGTACGCGCAGGGGATGGCGCTGCTGCGGATGGCGTCGGCCGAGTACGGCTACGACGTCGACCCCGGCGAGGTGGCGCGCATCTGGCGCGCGGGCTGCATCATCCGCGCGACGCTGCTCGAGGACATCCGCGCGGCGTTCGCGCGCGACGCGTCGCTCGTCAACCTGCTGATGGACCCGTCGTTCAGTGCCGCTGTGGCCGAGCGTCAACAGGGCTGGCGTACCTTCGTGCAGACCGCGGTCGGCCTTGGCATCCCCGTGCTCGCCACGGGCGCGTCACTGGCCTACTACGACGCGTTCCGCAGCGCGAGGCTGCCTGCCAACCTCACGCAGGGCCAGCGGGACTACTTCGGCGCGCACACGTACAGGCGCACCGATCGCGACGGTTCGTTCCACACGCAGTGGGCCGATGCCTGA
- a CDS encoding C-type lectin domain-containing protein, protein MFKHVLAAATVAVLIQAAPAVAAPIQWKTVDGGNDHWYEVVAAEGITWTAAQVAATAAGGYLATIGSAEEDAFVQLLLPTNVALRSHYWIGAENVGTGPFTWVDGTPFSYTNFWGGEPNNAAYGDDEEDYLAYDLRDGYGWNDAPNELHRYYQFARGYVLEKNAATSVPEPASLTLLALGALAMGVARRRR, encoded by the coding sequence ATGTTCAAGCACGTACTCGCGGCGGCAACCGTCGCTGTGTTGATTCAGGCAGCACCCGCCGTGGCGGCACCGATCCAGTGGAAGACCGTCGACGGCGGGAACGACCACTGGTACGAGGTGGTCGCAGCCGAAGGCATCACCTGGACTGCGGCACAGGTCGCGGCAACCGCCGCCGGGGGATACCTGGCGACGATCGGCAGCGCAGAAGAGGACGCGTTCGTCCAGTTGCTGCTCCCGACGAACGTCGCCTTGCGATCGCACTACTGGATTGGCGCAGAGAATGTCGGGACCGGCCCCTTCACCTGGGTGGACGGGACTCCGTTTTCGTACACGAACTTCTGGGGTGGAGAGCCCAACAACGCCGCGTACGGCGACGATGAAGAGGACTACCTGGCGTATGACCTGCGCGATGGGTACGGGTGGAACGACGCGCCGAACGAGTTGCACCGCTACTATCAGTTCGCTCGCGGCTATGTCCTCGAGAAGAACGCCGCCACCAGCGTGCCCGAGCCGGCCAGCCTGACTCTCCTGGCCCTCGGTGCCCTCGCCATGGGCGTGGCCCGGCGTCGACGGTAA
- a CDS encoding MBL fold metallo-hydrolase yields the protein MRHTRRTFLATGLAATTGTAAWASLSESWAARFIRGRIAEIGQDVPSAAFTPTPATWNANAITLAWLGHASVLVDFYGLRILTDPTFFNRIGMSVGVGTLGPLRLSACALAPGAVPHVDLVLVTHAHFDHLDTPSLAAVPGKPVVVMAHGTSDLLPRRDTAGIHELRWDETVRVRTPRGEALVRAIEVRHWGARVQRDTWRGYTGFIVEREGRRLILGGDTAETPAFRAHRRHGPFDAAVMPIGAYNPWLSNHCTPEQAVQMADAAGARLFVPIHHLSFKLSREPVNEPLERVEAMLAKEHDRLALRAIGETAILS from the coding sequence ATGCGCCACACCAGACGAACCTTTCTCGCCACGGGTCTTGCCGCCACGACGGGGACCGCCGCCTGGGCGAGCCTCTCGGAGTCCTGGGCGGCCCGTTTCATCAGGGGCCGGATCGCCGAGATCGGGCAGGACGTGCCATCCGCCGCGTTCACGCCAACGCCGGCGACGTGGAATGCCAACGCCATCACCCTGGCATGGCTCGGGCACGCCAGCGTGCTCGTCGACTTCTACGGACTGCGCATCCTCACGGACCCGACGTTCTTCAACAGGATCGGCATGTCCGTCGGCGTCGGCACGCTCGGTCCGCTGCGCCTGTCGGCGTGCGCGCTCGCACCCGGTGCCGTACCGCACGTGGATCTGGTCCTGGTCACCCACGCCCACTTCGATCACCTCGACACGCCGTCGCTCGCCGCGGTGCCGGGCAAGCCGGTCGTGGTCATGGCCCACGGCACGTCCGATCTCCTGCCGCGACGTGACACGGCCGGCATCCACGAGCTGCGCTGGGACGAGACGGTACGCGTGCGCACGCCGCGCGGTGAGGCTCTCGTGCGCGCGATCGAGGTCCGCCACTGGGGCGCCCGCGTCCAGCGCGACACCTGGCGCGGCTACACCGGCTTCATCGTCGAGCGCGAGGGGCGGCGCCTGATCCTCGGTGGAGACACCGCGGAGACCCCGGCCTTCCGTGCGCACAGGCGTCACGGTCCCTTCGATGCCGCCGTCATGCCCATCGGCGCGTACAACCCGTGGCTCAGCAATCACTGCACGCCCGAACAGGCGGTGCAGATGGCCGACGCCGCCGGTGCCCGGCTGTTCGTACCCATCCATCACCTGTCGTTCAAGCTGAGTCGCGAACCCGTGAACGAACCGCTGGAACGCGTTGAAGCGATGCTCGCGAAGGAACACGATCGACTCGCGCTGCGCGCGATCGGCGAAACGGCGATCCTGTCCTGA
- a CDS encoding sugar kinase, whose protein sequence is MTLSVPAQGSLDLVSLGAIIHRLDPGRVPFRKARSLDIHVSGGEFNVAANLSDGFGLRTGIATAMVRYPVGDLIAERVRAMGVKPFYKYFDHDGARGPNMATVYSDQGMGVRPPVVFYNRANEAGALLKPGDFDWAAIFGEGVRWFHSGGLFAALSETTAEVIIEALQAARKAGAVTSFDLNYREKLWKAQGDVSRAAGVFSRIVEHVDVLVGNEEDLQKALGVKGPEAGKDSALDTSAFFETIQQVVDKYPHIKVVATTLREVHTTNRHSWSAVAWFGGERVTAPVMQLDVLDRVGGGDGFASGLIYGLLSGESPEQSVRLGWAHGALITTFPGDTTMATVEDVRALAKGGSARIQR, encoded by the coding sequence ATGACTCTCTCCGTCCCCGCGCAAGGCTCGCTCGATCTCGTCTCTCTCGGCGCCATCATCCACAGGCTCGATCCCGGTCGCGTCCCGTTCAGGAAGGCGCGCTCGCTCGACATCCACGTGAGCGGCGGCGAGTTCAACGTCGCGGCCAACCTCTCGGACGGCTTCGGGCTGCGCACGGGGATTGCGACGGCGATGGTCAGATATCCCGTCGGCGACCTCATCGCGGAGCGCGTCAGGGCGATGGGCGTCAAGCCGTTCTACAAGTACTTCGATCACGACGGCGCGCGCGGGCCGAACATGGCCACCGTGTACAGCGACCAGGGCATGGGCGTGCGCCCGCCGGTGGTCTTCTACAACCGCGCAAACGAAGCGGGAGCACTCCTGAAGCCCGGCGACTTCGACTGGGCCGCCATCTTCGGCGAGGGCGTCCGCTGGTTCCACAGCGGCGGGCTCTTCGCCGCGCTGTCGGAGACGACGGCGGAAGTGATCATCGAAGCGCTGCAGGCCGCGCGCAAGGCTGGCGCCGTCACGTCGTTCGACCTGAACTACCGCGAAAAGCTCTGGAAAGCGCAAGGTGACGTGTCGCGCGCCGCCGGGGTCTTCTCGCGCATCGTCGAGCACGTGGACGTCCTGGTGGGCAACGAGGAAGACCTGCAGAAGGCACTCGGCGTGAAGGGCCCTGAGGCGGGCAAGGACTCGGCGCTCGACACGAGCGCGTTCTTCGAGACCATCCAGCAGGTCGTGGACAAGTACCCGCACATCAAGGTGGTGGCCACGACATTGCGCGAAGTCCACACCACCAATCGCCACAGCTGGTCGGCTGTCGCGTGGTTCGGCGGCGAGCGCGTCACGGCACCCGTGATGCAGCTCGACGTGCTCGACCGCGTGGGCGGTGGCGACGGATTCGCGTCAGGGTTGATTTACGGATTGCTCTCCGGCGAATCCCCCGAGCAGAGCGTCCGCCTCGGCTGGGCGCACGGCGCCCTCATCACCACGTTCCCCGGCGACACGACGATGGCGACGGTGGAGGACGTGCGTGCGCTCGCGAAGGGCGGTTCGGCGCGCATCCAGCGGTAG